One region of Deinococcus wulumuqiensis R12 genomic DNA includes:
- the pxpB gene encoding 5-oxoprolinase subunit PxpB: MANAALYHRPDSEAGQLALPGLAEALLASGLPGLVDAVPAYESLYVEYDPDALSADTLRDWLADHTVPGAADASAGPPARQVEVPVCYDGEDLPDVAERTGLSPEEVVRLHSGTPYRVRALGFVAGFPFMEPTPEPLRLPRRASPRAAVPPHSLAVANAQTGIYPVTAPGGWNLLGRTLVPVYDPHRAEPFLLRPGDEVRFVPVPGKADPLPPPSPRLLWPEQPHAPALRVRKPGVLGLLMDRGRTGQGRFGLVRSGALDAQAAAIANDLLGNAPDAALLELHLTGPVLEVLGAGAVACTGRGLRAEVNGDPLPPYSSRAVGPGDVLTFRPDGQGRVTYLAVSGGFETRPFLGSASTDLKGGLGRTLRAGDALGYAQPPESPGFHVARQFAPYWTAPGSARRSEVVRLRLLPVAGEETIPPEVLAALCAAPFRLLDLDRMAARFSGPAVPGGEIRSEACPVGTVQVPPSGVPLVLLNDKGTLGGYSRPARVHPGDLPRLVQALPGTEVAFVPGDLLTV, from the coding sequence ATGGCTAACGCGGCGCTTTACCACCGCCCCGACAGCGAGGCCGGTCAGCTCGCCCTGCCGGGACTGGCCGAAGCCCTGCTCGCGTCGGGCCTGCCGGGGCTAGTGGACGCGGTGCCGGCTTACGAATCGCTCTACGTGGAGTACGACCCTGACGCCCTGAGCGCCGACACCCTGCGCGACTGGCTGGCCGACCACACGGTGCCGGGGGCCGCAGACGCCAGTGCCGGGCCACCAGCGCGGCAGGTCGAAGTGCCCGTGTGCTACGACGGCGAGGACCTGCCCGACGTGGCCGAGCGCACGGGGCTGAGTCCCGAGGAAGTGGTGCGGCTGCACTCGGGCACCCCCTACCGGGTGCGGGCGCTGGGCTTCGTGGCGGGTTTTCCCTTCATGGAGCCGACGCCGGAGCCGCTGCGGTTGCCGCGCCGCGCTTCGCCCCGCGCCGCCGTGCCGCCGCACTCTCTGGCAGTGGCGAACGCGCAGACCGGCATCTACCCGGTCACGGCGCCGGGCGGCTGGAACCTGCTGGGGCGCACGCTGGTGCCGGTGTACGACCCGCACCGTGCCGAACCCTTCTTGCTGCGTCCCGGCGACGAGGTGCGCTTCGTGCCGGTGCCCGGCAAGGCCGACCCGTTGCCGCCGCCCTCGCCGCGTCTGCTGTGGCCCGAGCAGCCTCATGCCCCGGCGCTGCGGGTGCGCAAGCCGGGCGTGCTCGGGCTGCTGATGGACCGGGGCCGGACCGGGCAGGGCCGCTTCGGGCTGGTGCGCTCGGGTGCCCTCGACGCGCAGGCGGCGGCGATTGCCAACGACCTGCTCGGGAACGCGCCCGACGCCGCGCTGCTCGAACTGCACCTGACCGGCCCGGTGCTGGAAGTGCTCGGCGCGGGCGCGGTGGCCTGCACCGGGCGGGGCCTGCGCGCCGAGGTCAACGGCGACCCTCTGCCCCCGTACAGTTCCCGCGCCGTGGGGCCGGGCGACGTGCTCACCTTTCGGCCCGACGGCCAGGGGCGCGTGACCTATCTGGCGGTGTCGGGCGGCTTCGAGACGCGCCCCTTCCTGGGCAGCGCGAGCACCGACCTCAAGGGCGGGCTGGGCCGGACGCTGCGGGCCGGAGACGCGCTGGGATACGCCCAGCCCCCCGAGTCGCCGGGCTTTCACGTCGCCCGGCAGTTCGCGCCTTACTGGACGGCGCCCGGGTCTGCCCGGAGGAGCGAGGTGGTGCGGCTGCGGCTGTTGCCGGTGGCCGGAGAAGAAACCATTCCCCCGGAAGTGCTCGCTGCCCTGTGCGCCGCGCCGTTTCGCCTGCTCGACCTCGACCGCATGGCGGCGCGTTTTTCCGGCCCAGCGGTGCCGGGCGGTGAAATCCGCTCGGAAGCCTGCCCGGTGGGAACGGTGCAGGTGCCGCCGAGTGGTGTGCCGCTGGTGCTGCTCAACGACAAGGGCACGCTGGGAGGCTACAGCCGCCCGGCCCGCGTGCATCCTGGCGACCTGCCCCGGCTGGTGCAGGCCTTGCCCGGTACGGAGGTGGCCTTCGTGCCGGGGGACCTGCTGACGGTGTAA
- a CDS encoding diguanylate cyclase domain-containing protein, which translates to MNNPSAARASITIEQLITEAEATLRADPSQVETVIRQLAELDPQAFPAGRAASLIFGGNARVMAGEYAAARPLLEEGLALSTRLEELGLAVRACNGLGAVHVMTGEFGQALDLHMQGLSLARSLNREAQSRSGLLSRTLMSIGSLYYALHDHEQALAYHSEALQEAERGQGRTFMPRLNMATNQASLGHLENALKLRRELLAEARQSGSTVEEAFVLSDLADNLLQLGQFTEAREVALSALSLTKALGLQLEHGQMLRVLGLLEAAGGRPELARPLLEQALALGERMPSTPLQLAAHRDLSGVLESAGDLAGALRHARAHHALERRDLLLIAERRTQMAGTQLKVELLRRQAEEQDRQNAALEAVNQQLRETQERLLYAATHDDLTGLVVRAALEEAIADDLLLAPDRLRALLMIDIDHFKQVNDSFGHHVGDAFLQEIARRLRAAACPTDDVARRGGDEFTVYLRNVDSPAEAMHRAELLLRAIARPMTLEGHSLLVTTSIGMAVYPHDGTDVVTLEKHADIALYRAKEKRNQVCRFESVTGDTDSD; encoded by the coding sequence ATGAACAACCCATCCGCCGCCCGCGCCTCCATCACCATCGAACAGTTGATCACCGAGGCGGAGGCCACCCTGCGGGCTGACCCGAGTCAGGTCGAAACCGTGATTCGGCAACTGGCCGAGCTTGACCCCCAGGCCTTTCCCGCAGGCCGCGCGGCGTCCCTGATCTTCGGGGGCAACGCCCGGGTCATGGCGGGCGAGTACGCCGCTGCCCGGCCACTGCTGGAAGAGGGGCTGGCCCTGAGCACCCGGCTGGAGGAACTGGGCCTGGCGGTGCGGGCCTGCAACGGCCTGGGCGCCGTGCACGTGATGACGGGAGAATTCGGTCAGGCCCTGGACTTGCACATGCAGGGCCTGTCCCTGGCCCGCAGCCTGAACAGGGAGGCCCAGAGCCGGTCCGGGCTGCTGAGCCGCACCCTCATGAGTATCGGGAGCCTTTACTACGCTCTGCACGACCACGAGCAGGCGCTCGCCTACCACAGCGAAGCGCTTCAGGAGGCCGAACGGGGACAGGGAAGGACCTTCATGCCCCGCCTGAACATGGCGACCAATCAGGCGAGCCTGGGCCATCTGGAGAACGCCCTGAAGCTGCGCCGCGAGCTGCTGGCCGAGGCGCGTCAGAGCGGGTCTACCGTCGAGGAAGCGTTCGTCCTGTCGGACCTCGCCGACAACCTCCTGCAACTGGGGCAGTTCACAGAGGCGCGGGAAGTGGCCCTGAGCGCCCTGAGTCTGACCAAGGCGCTGGGGCTGCAACTCGAACACGGGCAGATGCTAAGGGTCCTGGGCCTTCTGGAGGCCGCAGGGGGCCGTCCTGAGCTGGCCCGTCCCCTTCTGGAGCAGGCGCTGGCCCTCGGGGAACGGATGCCGTCCACCCCGTTGCAGCTGGCGGCGCACCGCGACCTGTCCGGGGTGCTGGAAAGCGCGGGCGACTTGGCCGGAGCGCTGCGGCACGCCCGCGCCCATCACGCCCTCGAACGCCGCGACCTGCTGCTCATCGCCGAGCGGCGCACCCAGATGGCGGGAACGCAGCTGAAAGTGGAGCTGCTGCGCCGTCAGGCCGAGGAGCAGGACCGCCAGAACGCCGCGCTGGAGGCCGTCAACCAGCAGCTTCGCGAAACCCAGGAGCGGCTGCTCTACGCCGCCACCCACGACGACCTGACGGGCTTGGTCGTGCGGGCGGCCCTGGAAGAAGCCATAGCGGACGACCTGCTGCTCGCCCCGGACCGCCTGAGGGCCTTGCTGATGATCGATATCGACCACTTCAAGCAGGTCAACGATTCGTTCGGGCACCATGTCGGCGACGCTTTCTTGCAGGAAATCGCCCGGCGCCTGAGGGCCGCCGCTTGCCCTACCGACGATGTTGCCCGGCGGGGCGGCGACGAGTTCACGGTGTACCTGAGAAACGTGGATTCTCCCGCAGAGGCCATGCACCGGGCAGAGCTGCTGCTGCGTGCCATCGCCAGGCCCATGACCCTGGAGGGACACTCGCTGCTCGTGACCACGTCCATCGGGATGGCGGTCTACCCGCACGACGGGACCGACGTCGTCACCCTGGAAAAACACGCCGACATCGCCCTGTACCGCGCCAAGGAAAAGCGCAATCAGGTGTGCCGCTTCGAGAGCGTGACGGGTGATACGGATTCCGATTGA
- a CDS encoding NRAMP family divalent metal transporter, which produces MNREKNWSVILGAAFLMATSAIGPGFLTQTSVFTQSLLGSFGFVILLSILIDLVVQVNIWRLIAVTERRTQDTANALLPGLGHFLALLIVIGGLAFNIGNVGGAGLGLNVLTGLDPVLSAVLSALFAIGIFLIKEAGKAMDRIAQVLGGLMIALTLYVMFTSHPPYGEALLRTVAPIKIDLFAIITLVGGTVGGYITFAGGHRLLDAGIKGQAALPSVNRGATSAILLASLMRVLLFLATLGVVSGGAVLDAANPAASVFQIAAGEVGYRLFGVVMWAASITSVIGSAYTSVSFIRTLSPTFERHHRAITVGFIALSTLVFALVGKPVAILLAVGALNALILPVALAIMLTAARRRDLVGDYQHPLWMSVGGWLVAVAMAVLSVQTIVTTLPKLFSGG; this is translated from the coding sequence ATGAACAGAGAGAAAAATTGGAGCGTCATTCTCGGCGCGGCGTTCCTGATGGCGACCTCGGCCATCGGCCCAGGCTTCCTGACCCAGACCTCGGTGTTTACCCAGAGTCTGCTGGGAAGTTTCGGGTTCGTGATTCTGCTGTCCATCCTCATCGACCTCGTGGTGCAGGTGAACATCTGGCGCCTGATCGCCGTGACCGAGCGGCGCACCCAGGACACCGCCAACGCATTGTTGCCGGGGCTGGGGCACTTTCTGGCGCTGCTGATCGTGATCGGCGGTCTGGCCTTCAACATCGGGAACGTGGGCGGCGCGGGCCTGGGCCTGAATGTGCTGACCGGCCTCGACCCGGTGCTGAGCGCGGTCTTGAGCGCCCTGTTCGCCATCGGCATCTTCCTGATCAAGGAAGCGGGCAAGGCGATGGACCGCATCGCGCAGGTGCTCGGCGGCCTGATGATCGCGCTGACCCTCTACGTCATGTTCACCTCGCACCCGCCCTACGGCGAAGCGCTGCTGCGCACCGTGGCCCCCATCAAGATCGACCTGTTCGCCATCATCACGCTCGTGGGCGGCACGGTGGGCGGGTACATCACCTTCGCGGGGGGGCACCGCCTGCTCGACGCGGGCATCAAGGGTCAGGCCGCGCTGCCGAGCGTGAACCGGGGCGCCACCTCCGCCATTCTGCTCGCCTCGCTGATGCGGGTGCTGCTGTTTCTGGCGACGCTCGGTGTGGTGTCGGGGGGAGCTGTCCTCGACGCGGCCAACCCGGCGGCTTCGGTCTTTCAGATCGCGGCGGGCGAGGTCGGCTACCGGCTGTTCGGCGTGGTCATGTGGGCCGCGTCCATCACCAGCGTGATCGGTTCGGCCTACACCTCGGTGTCGTTTATCCGCACCCTTTCGCCCACCTTCGAGCGGCATCACCGCGCCATTACGGTGGGGTTTATCGCCCTGTCCACGCTGGTGTTCGCCCTGGTCGGCAAGCCGGTCGCCATTCTGCTCGCGGTGGGCGCCCTCAACGCCCTGATTCTGCCGGTGGCCCTCGCCATCATGCTCACCGCCGCCCGTCGCCGTGACCTCGTGGGCGACTACCAGCACCCGCTGTGGATGTCCGTCGGCGGCTGGCTGGTCGCCGTGGCGATGGCGGTGCTGAGTGTCCAGACCATCGTGACCACGCTGCCGAAGCTGTTCAGCGGCGGCTGA
- a CDS encoding transposase yields the protein MLLILLTLLALPAHQHRFFAALIPLWQAIPGRINARNFSRYSGWNERTLRRWFQKTLPWAELHWGLLQLLVRLGVLEGRFILALDASFVPKSGKHTPGLGAFWNGALHRSETGLELSCLALLSWSGHHAFPVHVQQTQPRGQKADRLEQYLDQLVSFLEQRRTWLARHLRVVVADGQYAKTMFMDAVSREGYAFVTKMQCNANLLYPFTGAHPKRRGGRQKWAGKVDFINFDGWARVPGEDRERVWTRVVWAPRYARLLRVVVIQNVDRRGKVKGHVVLCSTDPTLPAEQIRALYSARFRLEFVFRDAKQFAGLNTCQLRRTVALENHWNAAFFALSLGRAEVLLEEAGRLQRPVSQMMFSYEDVKRRAYNRLFARRILRNLGLEARFHELEKHPSRPLDLGVKAA from the coding sequence ATGTTACTGATTCTGCTGACCCTTTTGGCGCTGCCCGCCCATCAACATCGTTTTTTTGCTGCACTCATTCCGCTTTGGCAAGCCATTCCCGGTCGGATCAACGCCAGGAATTTCAGCCGCTATAGCGGCTGGAACGAACGGACGCTCCGCCGCTGGTTTCAGAAGACCTTGCCGTGGGCGGAGCTGCACTGGGGCCTGCTGCAACTCCTGGTGCGACTGGGCGTGTTGGAGGGGCGCTTCATCTTGGCCCTGGATGCCAGCTTCGTTCCCAAGTCGGGCAAGCACACTCCGGGGTTGGGGGCCTTCTGGAACGGTGCATTGCACCGTTCCGAAACTGGGTTGGAGCTGTCGTGTCTGGCGCTGCTGAGCTGGTCGGGCCATCATGCGTTTCCTGTCCATGTACAACAAACTCAGCCACGTGGACAAAAGGCCGACCGCCTCGAACAGTACCTGGATCAGCTGGTCTCTTTCCTGGAGCAGCGCCGGACCTGGTTAGCCCGGCATCTCCGCGTGGTGGTCGCGGATGGTCAGTACGCCAAGACGATGTTTATGGACGCTGTAAGTCGCGAAGGCTACGCCTTCGTGACCAAAATGCAGTGCAACGCCAACCTGCTTTACCCCTTTACTGGCGCACACCCCAAGCGGCGGGGAGGCCGGCAGAAGTGGGCCGGGAAAGTCGATTTCATCAACTTTGATGGGTGGGCCCGTGTGCCGGGTGAGGACCGGGAACGGGTGTGGACGCGCGTCGTGTGGGCACCCCGTTACGCGCGGCTTCTCCGGGTCGTGGTCATCCAGAACGTAGACCGACGCGGCAAGGTAAAGGGGCACGTGGTGCTGTGCAGCACCGATCCGACGCTGCCAGCGGAGCAGATTCGGGCACTGTACAGTGCCCGGTTCAGGCTGGAATTTGTGTTCCGGGACGCCAAGCAGTTTGCGGGATTGAACACGTGCCAGCTTCGCCGCACCGTCGCGCTAGAAAACCACTGGAATGCTGCCTTCTTTGCACTGAGTTTAGGACGAGCAGAAGTCTTACTCGAAGAGGCAGGACGCCTCCAGCGTCCTGTCTCCCAGATGATGTTCTCCTACGAAGACGTCAAACGACGGGCCTACAACCGGCTCTTTGCCCGCCGAATTCTTCGCAATCTCGGTCTTGAGGCACGATTCCACGAGTTAGAGAAACATCCGTCCAGGCCGCTCGACCTTGGCGTCAAAGCCGCCTAA
- a CDS encoding LamB/YcsF family protein, whose translation MTSAAHDDHTTTSAAFPTTIDLNADAGESFGNWALGHDAQLFPLLTSVNLALGFHAGDPVTLHGAVKLARQHGLGIGAHPGYPDLVGFGRRAMALTPQEIYAAAAYQIGALQAFLTIEQATLQHVKAHGALYMRIHEDAAAGEAFCEAVRHLTPQAHLIVLAGAAGEELAATARARGLSVKREAFPERAYTADGRLASRLLPGSSIHDPAEAARRAVGMAQGWVQPLDGERLKLQVDTLCIHGDNPHAVEIAGAITSALSEQGLRLAPLHG comes from the coding sequence ATGACCAGCGCTGCACACGACGACCACACGACGACCTCTGCCGCTTTCCCCACCACCATCGACCTCAATGCCGACGCCGGTGAATCTTTCGGAAACTGGGCGCTGGGGCATGATGCCCAGCTCTTTCCACTGCTCACGAGCGTGAATCTGGCACTGGGGTTTCATGCGGGCGACCCCGTGACCCTGCACGGCGCCGTCAAGCTGGCCCGGCAGCATGGGCTGGGCATCGGTGCCCATCCCGGCTATCCCGACCTGGTGGGCTTCGGGCGCCGGGCGATGGCGCTCACGCCGCAGGAAATCTACGCGGCGGCCGCCTACCAGATCGGGGCGCTGCAGGCCTTTTTGACCATCGAGCAGGCCACGCTGCAACACGTCAAGGCGCACGGGGCGCTCTACATGCGCATTCATGAGGACGCCGCCGCCGGGGAAGCCTTTTGCGAGGCCGTGCGGCACCTGACCCCGCAGGCGCACCTGATCGTGCTGGCGGGCGCGGCGGGGGAGGAACTGGCGGCGACGGCCCGGGCCAGGGGCCTGAGCGTGAAGCGCGAAGCCTTTCCCGAGCGGGCCTACACCGCAGATGGTCGCCTCGCCTCCCGGCTGTTGCCCGGCAGCAGCATCCATGACCCGGCGGAAGCGGCCCGGCGAGCGGTGGGCATGGCGCAGGGCTGGGTGCAGCCTCTGGACGGGGAGCGGCTGAAACTTCAGGTGGACACGCTCTGCATTCACGGCGACAACCCCCACGCGGTCGAGATTGCCGGGGCCATCACTTCGGCGCTGAGCGAGCAGGGGCTGAGGCTGGCCCCCCTGCATGGCTAA